Proteins encoded in a region of the Pocillopora verrucosa isolate sample1 chromosome 11, ASM3666991v2, whole genome shotgun sequence genome:
- the LOC136284396 gene encoding uncharacterized protein: MATALTYTPEELNYFRICYVVTDIITDGLRIIFKQEWNKRHKTKFGEWKDKRKNGYDFWDGEKDENRKRNAQMLKTMKKGNTAQWDCSMLFYAILYSDCIGKWRNPRLELSIKSNVDELREVRNDVFAHVKGSKLCDKLFHEALRRAKTAFDELDLPTRKIGEVQNQENFPTEGLTEVTMKFEKLKQKYKEKEKELQQKEEQRLALEEQLHSDVSPFRILPAKPSHDITPRESGVGEVLKNLKTLKGANDGLSTLYLSGNPGSGKSQLARLAAKRFYDEVKEVPSAASFVMTLNAENSEALLESYVLFAQHCKCPGYEITNTYGSKELNTDEKISYFKTLISTKIKYYASWLLVVDNETSESRTSDYLPDADSELWARGQMLITTQDTASISLSSSSIQNISISAGMHPDDACSLLNLLSGISDAKMEKEIAKELDYQPLSLAAAATYVRQVRQNKGTSKFGWTDYLKKLKEGKRRSTESILAATNTAYRKTMTEAITLAVEKAMTDDIIWHHTFLFLSMCASQPILQDIITEYIKAIDDDFEDEDMIRTRMSQCSLLLIEEESTGVYIRVHGVVLDVIKSAIKGFAKDQSYKVVYDAVMSFSKFEELESIVVGTRIVPHLKTLSLKIEDMSLWKGVPEATERALCNFPDSLWSLHYMCLDHCEYRAALVYGKWLLEIQMKKLGPEDLDVADCYNNLGTLHSDLGETDEAKDCYMRALKIRLKQLGPENVDVARSYNNLGTLHSDLGETDEAKDCYERALEIQMRQLGPEDVDVANSYNNLGTLHSDLGNTDEAKDCYKRALEIRLKQLGPEHVDVASSYNNLGSLHSDLGDTDEAKDCYKRALEIQIKQLGHEHVDVARSYNNLGILHRDLGDTDEAKDCYKRALEIRLKKLGPAHPDVARSYNNLGTLHCDLGDTDEAKDCYKRALEIQMKKLRPDHVDVATFLNNLGTLHSDLGERDEAKDCYKRALEIQMKQLGPEHVDVANSYNNLGTLHSDLGDTDEAKDCYKRALEIRLKQLGPEHVDVASSYNNLGSLHSDLGDTDEAKDCYKRALEIQIKQLGHEHVDVARSYNNLGILHRDLGDTDEAKDCYRLALEIRLKKLGPAHPDVARSYNNLGTLHCDLGDTDEAKDCYKRALEIQMKQLRPDHVDVATFLNDLGTLHSDLGDRDEAKDCYKRALEIQMKQLGPEHVDVARSYNNLGTLKKQKRKRVDDPGAVLKKKKRDSC, encoded by the coding sequence ATGGCCACTGCTTTAACGTACACCCCAGAGGAACTTAATTACTTCAGGATTTGTTACGTTGTCACTGACATAATAACTGACGGTCTGCGAATcatcttcaaacaagaatggaACAAACGACACAAGACAAAATTCGGAGAATGGAAAGATAAACGTAAAAATGGATACGACTTCTGGGATGGCGAGAAggatgaaaacagaaaaagaaacgctCAGATGTTAAAAACCATGAAGAAAGGCAACACAGCTCAATGGGATTGTTCCATGCTGTTTTACGCTATCCTGTATTCAGATTGCATTGGTAAGTGGCGCAATCCTCGTCTCGAATTATCGATTAAATCAAACGTGGACGAACTAAGGGAAGTTCGAAATGACGTATTTGCACATGTAAAAGGAAGCAAACTCTGCGACAAACTTTTCCATGAGGCTCTTAGGAGGGCTAAAACTGCATTCGACGAACTCGATCTCCCCACACGGAAAATCGGTGAAGTTCAAAATCAGGAAAACTTCCCTACAGAGGGGTTAACCGAAGTTACAatgaagtttgaaaaattgaaacaaaaatacaaggaaaaggaaaaggaacttcaacaaaaagaagaacagaGGCTTGCCTTAGAAGAGCAATTACATTCCGATGTCTCTCCATTTCGCATTCTCCCTGCCAAACCTAGCCACGACATCACTCCTCGGGAATCTGGAGTCGGTGAAGTTttaaaaaacctcaaaacacTAAAAGGCGCCAACGATGGGTTGAGCACACTGTATTTGTCAGGAAATCCAGGAAGTGGAAAATCTCAGCTGGCCCGTTTAGCAGCCaagcgattttacgacgaagtCAAAGAAGTACCTTCCGCAGCTTCATTTGTCATGACGTTGAATGCTGAAAACTCAGAAGCACTTTTAGAATCGTATGTCCTTTTCGCTCAACATTGCAAATGTCCCGggtatgaaataacaaacactTATGGCTCCAAGGAATTGAACACAGACGAGAAGATTTCATATTTTAAGACCTTAATAAGTACAAAAATTAAGTATTACGCTTCATGGCTGTTAGTAGTTGATAATGAGACCAGCGAATCTCGTACAAGCGATTATTTGCCAGATGCAGACAGCGAGTTGTGGGCAAGGGGTCAGATGCTAATAACAACACAAGACACTGCGTCTATATCGTTGTCAAGCTCTTCCATACAAAATATCTCAATCAGCGCAGGAATGCATCCTGATGATGCATGCTCTCTGCTTAACCTCCTTTCTGGTATCTCAGATGCcaagatggaaaaagaaattgcaaaagaacTAGACTACCAGCCACTTTCATTGGCAGCCGCAGCCACGTATGTGAGACAAGTTCGTCAGAATAAAGGAACCTCGAAATTTGGCTGGACCgactatttgaagaaattgaaagagggGAAACGAAGAAGTACTGAAAGCATTCTTGCTGCGACAAATACAGCCTATCGGAAGACCATGACCGAAGCAATAACACTCGCCGTCGAAAAGGCGATGACAGATGACATAATTTGGCATCACACGTTCCTTTTTCTCTCAATGTGTGCATCACAGCCGATCCTGCAAGACATTATTACCGAGTATATCAAAGCAATTGATGACGATTTTGAAGATGAAGATATGATAAGAACCAGGATGAGTCAATGTTCACTGTTGCTAATTGAAGAAGAATCAACTGGTGTTTATATTCGAGTCCATGGTGTTGTTCTTGATGTTATTAAATCAGCGATAAAAGGTTTCGCAAAGGATCAAAGCTACAAAGTGGTGTATGACGCGGTAAtgtctttctcaaaatttgaagagctaGAATCTATTGTTGTGGGAACAAGAATAGTTCCCCATCTTAAAACGTTGAgcttaaaaattgaagacatgtCACTCTGGAAAGGAGTACCAGAAGCGACCGAAAGAGCCTTGTGTAATTTTCCGGATAGCCTTTGGAGCCTTCATTACATGTGCCTAGACCATTGTGAGTATAGAGCGGCCCTAGTCTATGGTAAATGGCTCTTagaaattcaaatgaaaaagctgggacctgaggATCTTGATGTTGCAGATtgttacaacaatctgggtactttacacagtgatctgggcgagacagatgaagcaaaagactgctatatgCGTGCACTGaagattcgtctgaaacagctgggacctgagaatgttgatgttgcaaggtcttacaacaatctgggtactttacacagtgatctgggcgagacagatgaagcaaaagactgctatgagcgtgcactggagattcagatgagACAGCTGGGACCTGAGGATGTTGATGTTGCAAACTCTTACAataatctgggtactttacacagtgatctgggcaacacagatgaagcaaaagactgctataagcgtgcactggagattcgtctgaaacagctgggacctgagcatgttgatgttgcaagctcttacaacaatctgggttctttacacagtgatctgggcgacacagatgaagcaaaagactgctataagcgtgcactggagattcagattAAACAGCTGGGACATgaacatgttgatgttgcaaggtcttacaacaatctgggtattTTACAccgtgatctgggcgacacagatgaagcaaaagactgctataagcgtgcactggagattcgtctgaaaaagctgggcCCTGCGCATCctgatgttgcaaggtcttacaacaatctgggtactttacactgtgatctgggcgacacagatgaagcaaaagactgctataagcgcgcactggagattcagatgaaaaaGCTGAGACCTGATCATGTTGATGTTGCGACCTTTTTaaacaatctgggtactttacacagtgatctaGGCGAAagagatgaagcaaaagactgctataagcgtgcactggagattcagatgaaacagctgggacctgagcatgttgatgttgcaaactcttacaacaatctgggtactttacacagtgatctgggcgacacagatgaagcaaaagactgctataagcgtgcactggagattcgtctgaaacagctgggacctgagcatgttgatgttgcaagctcttacaacaatctgggttctttacacagtgatctgggcgacacagatgaagcaaaagactgctataagcgtgcactggagattcagattAAACAGCTGGGACatgagcatgttgatgttgcaaggtcttacaacaatctgggtattTTACAccgtgatctgggcgacacagatgaagcaaaagactgctataggcttgcactggagattcgtctgaaaaagctgggcCCTGCGCATCctgatgttgcaaggtcttacaacaatctgggtactttacactgtgatctgggcgacacagatgaagcaaaagactgctataagcgtgcactggagattcagatgaaacagctgaGACCTGACCATGTTGATGTTGCGACCTTTTTAAACgatctgggtactttacacagtgatctaGGCGACagagatgaagcaaaagactgctataagcgtgcactggagattcagatgaaacagctgggacctgagcatgttgatgttgcaaggtcttacaacaatctgggtactttgaaaaaacagaaaagaaagagagttgaTGACCCTGGAGctgttttgaaaaagaagaaaagagactcGTGTTAA
- the LOC136284116 gene encoding uncharacterized protein, translating into MALATPPPGLLPTDRTEGSTLLEVIGVDFAGPIKYCIRAKTEGKTYLAWYPCSLTRTLFLEVLPNLATREFLRSLKWLILRRGRPEKIYSDHGKTFVGTEKWLKQVKRDEKIQDYLAHENIKLQFNLSRAAWRGGQFERLIELVKTTLNKTIGSGMLTLTALCEVVLDVEIASKNRTLCYVEVIVPTPNSMLFLQSNQLPKLAPHHLREFDQRRRAYYLQKCKHALWFRWTAEYLQGLRERNRMKSKGQNTPIIKDEERNRNKWKIGIEEGLISGREGTVRAAKLQAGKERSGGTILRWRKTGVCVRIIQS; encoded by the coding sequence ATGGCACTGGCAACACCACCCCCTGGACTCCTTCCCACTGACCGTACAGAGGGGAGCACCCTATTAGAGGTTATTGGGGTTGATTTTGCAGGGCCCATTAAGTACTGTATCAGAGccaaaacagaaggaaagaCCTATCTTGCATGGTACCCATGCAGTCTTACTCGAACATTATTTTTGGAAGTGCTACCAAACCTGGCGACCAGAGAATTCCTAAGAAGTTTGAAATGGCTCATCTTGCGTCGTGGGCGTCCAGAGAAGATATATTCCGACCATGGGAAAACCTTTGTCGGCACCGAGAAGTGGCTCAAACAAGTTAAGCGTGACGAGAAGATACAAGACTACCTAGCACATGAGAACATCAAGTTGCAATTCAACCTCAGCCGCGCCGCTTGGCGGGGAGGACAATTCGAGCGCCTCATCGAACTGGTCAAAACAACTTTAAACAAGACTATCGGAAGCGGAATGCTGACCTTAACAGCACTATGTGAAGTGGTACTGGATGTGGAGATTGCTTCGAAAAACCGCACTTTATGTTACGTCGAAGTAATAGTGCCCACCCCTAACTCAATGTTATTTCTTCAATCAAACCAGCTACCAAAACTGGCACCACACCATCTAAGAGAATTTGATCAGCGCAGAAGAGCTTATTACCTGCAAAAGTGCAAGCATGCTTTGTGGTTCAGGTGGACCGCTGAATATTTACAAGGGTTGCGAGAACGAAACCGGATGAAAAGCAAGGGTCAAAATACACCCATCATCAAAGACGAGGAACGAAATCGcaacaaatggaaaattggaataGAGGAAGGTCTGATTTCGGGACGGGAGGGAACAGTTCGAGCTGCCAAACTTCAAGCGGGGAAGGAACGCTCGGGCGGTACTATTCTCCGTTGGAGAAAAACAGGGGTTTGTGTCAGGATTATTCAAAGTTAA